The region GGCTTTTTTGGAATCCCATTGAAACCATCAACCATATTGATATTCAGCATAGCGATGGGTATCTCGTCCGATCAGACTATTTATTTTATTACCCGTTACCGTCACGAGCTGCGTTATACACGTAAAGGGATATCGCGCATTGTGTCTGATACCATACGCGAAACCGGGGTAAGCATGATATTTATCGCTACGGTACTGTTTTTTGGTTTCGGCATATTCGCGGTATCCAAATTCGGCGGCACCGTAGCTCTGGGTATATTATTATCCATAACGCTGCTGGTAGCCATGATTAGTAACCTCACGCTGCTTCCTGCTTTTTTACTGAGCCTGGATGGCGGTGTCGATCGTAAAAAAATAAAAGGACCGGATATTGAGGAGTAACACCTCTCCTAAATCCTCTCCAAAGGAAAGGTAAATAAATACAAACGCAAATCAGAACCCTCACCCTTTAGGGGAGGGCAGTGAGGGGCATATGGATCTTAAACTCAACAACAAAGTAGCTGTAATATTAGCAGCCAGTAAAGGATTAGGAAAGGCTGTAGCAATAGCTTTATCTGCCGAAGGCGCAAGGGTGATCATTGGCTCACGCGATGAAGAGGCGTTGAATAAAACAGCCGCCGAAATAAAAGCGCTTACCGGCAATGAGGTAATCCCTATCCCTGTTGATGTTTCCAAAGCCGACGAGATAGAAGCGTTTATTAATAAAGCCGCAAATGCTTTTGGGCGGATAGATATTTTGCTGAACAATGCTGGCGGCCCTCCGTTTGATAAATTCGAGAACTTTGACGACGAGCAATGGCAAAAAGCTTTTGACCTTAACCTGTTAAGCGTTGCGCGTTTCAGTCGCCTGGTATTGCCGCATATGCAAAAAACAGGCAGCGGGCGCATCATCAACATTGTGAGCGTTTCGGTAAAGGCGGTGTTGGGTGCTTCGGTGCTGTCAACCGCAATGCGGATGGGCGTAGTGGGGATGGCTAAACTGATGGCCGATGAATTTGGTCCGTACAATATCACCGTAAATAATGTGGCGCCCGGATTGATCCTGACCGACAGGATAAAACATACTTTACCCAAAGATGTGGACCCCGAGCAGGCTATAAAAGACCGGGCCAAAAGCATACCGCTTGGCCGTATCGGTAAGCCCGAAGAGTTGGCCGCGCTGGTGACCTTCCTGGCATCAGATCAGGCCGCTTACATCAGCGGTACTACTATACCCGTTGATGGTGGGGCCAGCAGGAGTATCTATTAATTCAGCGCCTGTTGGTTTTTAGAAGATTTGCCTTTTTTAAAAAGAGATATCAGGCCGCCTATGAACGCAACCGAGGTAAGGCCCATCACAAAACTGGCCCATTTATCAATGGTAGAATGATCGGCGCTTTGCAGGCTAATGATTAAAGCGGTGATAAATATAATTCCCGAAATAATGATATATGTTTTGGATTTCATCTGGTGCTTTTTTTAAGTATATAAAGATATAATTTTATGGCCGCCTAAAAAATACCGGATCAGGCACCTTTTTTTGTTTCCCGTAAGTAATCAATAACCAGGGTGATAATACTGATGATACCGGCTATGGTTAGGCCCAGCGCGGCACCCTGAACAAGGTCTTTCCAGCCCGAATGGAATAAAGCAGGGATAGCCATTGACGCCGAAAACAAGATCACGGCAATCAATAACATCAATACTGTACGCCTTACTTTATTTTTCATTCGTCCAAATTAAAAAAATCATTTATAATTTCCGTATTTTTGCAACCTCTAAAAATTGAGGTGAACTATATACATGTATAAGGAATATAAGCAGTTAAACCTATCGCAAACAGGCAAAGAGATACTGGAGTTTTGGAAGCAGAACAACATATTTGGCAAAAGTATCAGCAGTCGTCCGGCAAATAACCCCTACACGTTTTACGAAGGGCCGCCGAGCGCTAATGGTATGCCCGGTATTCACCACGTGATGGCGCGTTCCATAAAGGATATTTTTTGCCGTTATAAAACGTTAAAAGGTTTCCAGGTAAAGCGTAAAGGCGGTTGGGATACCCATGGCTTGCCTATTGAACTTGCCGTTGAAAAAGCTTTAGGGATAACCAAAGATGATATTGGTAAAAAGATAAGCGTTAAAGATTATAACGATGCTTGCCGCAAGGAAGTAATGCGCTATACCGACGTTTGGAACGACCTGACCGAAAAAATGGGTTACTGGGTTGATCTTGACGATCCCTATGTTACCTATGAAAACGAATATATTGAAAGCCTTTGGTGGATACTGAAGGAGTTTTATAAAAAAGATCTTTTATACAAAGGTTACACGGTACAGCCATACTCGCCAAAATCGGGTACCGGTTTGAGCTCACACGAGTTAAATCAGCCGGGTACCTACAAAATGGTAAAGGATACTTCGATAGTAGCCCAGTTCCATTTAAAGAACGATCAGCAGCATCCCCTGATTCCTGTTTTATTTGAGGATGTAAACGAGGATACCGCGATACTGGCCTGGACAACCACTCCATGGACACTGCCATCAAACTGCGCACTGGCCATTGGCGAAAATATTGATTACGTAAAGATCCGCACTTTTAACCCTTATATTTATGAACCGGTGAGCGTAGTGCTTGCCAAAGCATTGGTAGGCAAATACTTTAAAGCCGAAGGTGAAAAAGCTTCGTTTCAGGATTATAAAGGTGGTGATAAAATTATTCCCTGGGAAGTAAGAGCCGAGTTTAAAGGCGTTGAGCTGATTGGTTTGCGTTATCACCAGCTGATGCCTTACGTGAGCAATGAAAACCTGGAGAAAAATGCGTTCCGTGTGATCCCTGCCGACTTTGTGACTACCGAAGATGGTACAGGTATCGTGCACACCGCTTCTATATTTGGAGCGGATGACTTCAGGGCCTGTAAAGAACAAAACGTGCCATCGGTAATGGTATTGGATGAAACAGGGAAAGAAGTTCCACTGGTTAACAAACAGGGTCGTTTTGTTGATGAAGTAACCGATTTTGCCGGTCGCTACGTTAAAGAAGAATACTATAGTGATGCAGAACGTGCCGAGCCTGGTTTTAAGGCAACGGATGTACTCATCTCTATCAAACTGAAAGAAGACAATAAAGCGTTTGACGTTAAAAAATATGAGCACAGCTACCCGCACTCATGGCGTTCAGACGAACCGATATTATATTACCCGCTCGATAGCTGGTTTATCCGTACCACCGCGGTAAAGGATAAAATGGTGGAGCTCAACAAAACCATCAACTGGAAACCGGAGTCAACCGGTACAGGTCGTTTTGGTAACTGGCTGGAAAACCTGGTCGACTGGAACCTGTCGCGTTCACGTTACTGGGGTACACCGCTACCTATCTGGCGCGAGGAAAACGGCTCAGAAGAAAAATGTATCGGCTCCATAGCCGAGCTGAATGCCGAGATTGAAAAATCAATTGCGGCCGGTTTTATGCCTGCAGGTTTTAAACTGGAAGATATGCACCGCCCTTATGTGGATGATGTGATCCTGACCTCGGCTGCCGGTAACAAAATGTTCCGCGAGCCCGATCTGATCGACGTTTGGTTTGATTCGGGCGCTATGCCTTACGCGCAATGGCACTTCCCTTTTGAAAACAAAGAAGAATTTGCTGCTGCCTACCCTGCCGATTTTATTGCCGAAGGGGTTGACCAAACCCGTGGCTGGTTCTTTACCCTGCACGCTATAGCCGTAATGCTGAGCGAATGCAGCGATGAAGTAAAGGCGGTAAATGCCAAAGTGGGCAACAAGGGTATCTCCTTCAAAAATGTGGTTTCGAACGGTTTGGTGCTGGATAAAAACGGCAACAAAATGTCAAAACGTTTAGGAAATGCCGTTGATCCGTTCTCTACCATCGAACAATACGGTGCCGACGCTGCCCGCTGGTACATGATCAGCAATGCCGCCCCATGGGACAATCTTAAATTTAATGAAGAAGGTATTGACGAGGTGCGCCGTAAGTTTTTTGGTACGCTGTACAACTCTTACTCCTTCTTTGTGCTGTATGCCAATATCGATCAGTTTAGATACAGCGAGCCCGAAATAGCCTTGGCACAACGCCCGGAAATTGACCGTTGGGTAATATCGTTACTTAATACCTTGAGCCGCGAGGTTGATGGTTTTTATGCCGATTATGAGCCAACAAAAGCTGCCCGTGCCATACAGGAATTTGTGGATGCGCATTTTAGCAACTGGTATATCCGCTTAAGCCGCCGCCGTTTTTGGAAATCAGATAACTCCGACGATAAACTGTCGGCATATCAAACATTGTATACCTGCTTAATTACCATTAGCAAATTAATGGCGCCTGTAGCTCCGTTCTTTGCCGATAGTTTATATAAAGATCTGAACAAGGTTACCGGTAAAGAGGAATTTGAATCGGTACACCTGGCATATTTCCCAACCTACCATGATGAGTTGGTTGATGCGGATCTGGAAGAGCGTATGCAGCTGGCGCAGGATGTATCGTCATTGGTGTTGTCATTACGTAAAAAGATCGAAATCCCGGTGCGCAGACCGCTCAGCAAAATATTATTACCTATATTGGACAAGGGCTTTAAGCAGCATGTGGAGCAGGTAAAAGAATTGATCTTGTCTGAAACCAACATTAAGGATATTGAGTATATTACCGATACCGCAGGCATTATTAAAAAGAAAATAAAGCCAAACTTTAAGGCCTTAGGTCAAAAAGTAGGTAAGGATATGAAGGCTGTGGCAGAGGCTATAAATAATTTTTCACAGGATGATATAACCAGACTGGAAAGTGATGGTGGTGTTAATGTGCTTGATAACAAGTATTTAATACAGGTTGCTGATGTAGAAATTATTGCAGAAGATGTTCCCGGATGGCAAGTTGCAAATTTGGGAAAACTAACTGTGGCTTTAGATGTTACCATAACCAATGAATTAAAAGAGGAGGGGATTGCGAGAGAGTTGATAAACCGTATCCAGAACCTGCGTAAAACAAAAGGTTTTGAAGTAACTGATAAGATTAATGTGAGCATTAGCGAACATCCTTATATCAGCGAAGCGGTAAAAAATAATTTATCCTATATTTGCGCCGAAATTTTAGCCGAGAGCATAGTGCTTGACGCTCAGTTAAATGAAGGTGACAAGGTAGAGATTGACGGAAATGAAATTTTTATTGTTATTAGTAAAGTATAAATGAAAGTAGAAAACGAAAAAACCAGATATTCTGAATCGGACCTGCAAGAGTTTAAAACTCTTATTCTTGATAAACTGCGTATTGCCAAAGAAGAGTTAAACTCGCTGGCAACTTCGTTAAGCTCGCCAAATGCGAACGGAACTGATGATACTGCCGGTACTTATAAAACATTGGAAGATGGCTCGGCCACACTGGAAAAAGAACAAATTAACCAGTTAGCTGCCCGTCAGAAAAAATTTATTGACCAGTTAGAAGCTGCCCTGGTGCGTATTGAAAACAAAACTTACGGTATTTGCCGCGAAACCGGTAAACTGATACCCAAGGAGCGTTTGCGCGCCGTGCCGCACACCACCTTGACTATGGAAGCTAAATTAAAGCAATAAATGAAGGCTGCTTACACCAAACCTTTTCTAACTGCTATATTTATTATTCTGTTTGACCAGATCATTAAAACCTGGGTAAGGGCACATATGTTCATGGGCGAAGAGATCCATTTTTTGGGTAGTCATGGTATGTTGCACTATACCGAAAACAACGGTATGGCGTTTGGTATGGAATGGGGAGGTGATGCAGGTAAACTGGCATTAACGCTGTTTCGCATTTTTGCGGTATGTGGTATTGTTTATTGCCTTATTTATTTGATAAAGCATAAATACCACCGTGGCCTTATTATGAATGTGGCGCTTATTTTGGCCGGAGCCGTAGGTAATATTATCGACTCTACCTTTTACGGTATCATGTACAATTATGCCCCGCTATTTCATGGGCGTGTAGTTGATATGTTTTACTTCCCATTGTTCCGGGGCACCTTCCCGGCCTGGGTACCTGTTTGGGGTAATGAGGCGTTTGAGTTTTTCAGACCGGTATTTAACCTGGCCGATGCTTCTATTTGCGTAGGGGTTATTATGATCCTGCTATTTCAGAAACACTATTTTAAACACGAGGTGCCCGAAGTAAACAGCCCCAACAGTGAAATGGTGGAAGAATAAAGATTTAAATTTTACTAAACATATAAAAAGCCGCGTTTAGCGGCTTTTTTATTTTATGTTAATTTCAAAAAAGAGATGACGGGTGTCATGCTGAGCTCCGTCGAAGCATGGTGGGTAGGCCTCTGCGCTCGACCCTTCGACAAGCTCAGGGTGACAGGCCTTTTTTAACTTCGCTCCCGCGAGATTAGCGCAGCGTATCTCGCGGGAGCGAAGTTAAAGCTTTCAGCTTTAGTTCAGCTGAAAGCTGAGGCATGTACACCACGGGCTGAAAGCCCGCGGCAGCAAAAGATTTCTCCTCGTACCTCGTTCGAAATGACAACGAAGAGTATCTGTATCTCTACACCAACCTCATCCCCACCGGATCCCACTTAATAATCCTGTTTTCAAAGTAGCTGTCGTTACAAGCCAGGCAGGGTGCCGCAGCGCGGAAACCAAAAGCAGCATCCTCCACTACGGGTTTACCGGTACGCATCGAGTCAAAAAAATTGGCAAAATGTTCGTTGGAGTCGTTATAGCCTTCAGGCTCGTGATACACCACATCATCCATTTTGGTTGTCTGCTGGTCGGCGGCTGAATATTTTTTATTGTAATCCGCCACAATGGCTTTTTGCATAGCTTCGGGATAGGTTCCGAATGCGTCCCAGCCACCATAGCCAGGCGCTACCGACATTTTGCTTTTATGTATGGTAAAGCCGCCGCCATCGCTCATGTCAATAACTCCTTCAGAACCCACAATCTTGGTCGAGGCACGGTCACCTTCGCCACTCACAAAATTTACCCTGAGAGTGACCTGGAAAGCCGGATGTTCCGGTGATTCGGGATAGGATATCACCGCGCTCATCACATCGGGTACATTACGGCCATCTTTCCAGTAGGTTAACCCCCCTATCGAAAATATCTTATCGGGCCCTTTAGAGCCGGTTATAAAATGAATGCCCGATAGCAAGTGCACAAACAAGTCGCCGGCTACACCGGTGCCATATTCGCGGTAATTGCGCCATCTGAAGAAACGATTACTGTCATAAGCATGTTTTACCTTACTGTTGGCCTGGTACTGCTCCCAGCCCACCGTTTGCGGCGATGCATCCAGCGGAATGGTATATTGCCAGGCACCCAGTGCGCTTTGCCGGCTAAAAGAGGCCTCTACCGCGTTGATCTTGCCAATAGCGCCCGCCTGGTAAAGTTCCTTTGCTTTTTTAAAAGCTATGCCGCTCACCCGCTGACTGCCTACCTGGAAAACCGCTTTAGTTTCCTGCTGCGCTTTGATCTCATTCAGTCCCTCACTGATGTGGTGCACCATCGGTTTTTCGCTGTAAACGGCTTTGCCTTTGTGCATGGCTTCGATAGATATCGGGCTGTGCCAGTTATCGCTGGTTGCCACAATAACGGCATCAATATCTTTACGGTTTAAAATATCGTGATAATTATCGGTGGTGAAAATATTGGGTCCATATACCTCCTTAGTGCGTTGTAACCGGCCCTTGTACAAATCGCAGGCAGCTACCAGCTCCACACCTGGAACAGTTAGCGCGGCATGCGTATCATTAAAACCCATAATACCCATGCCTATGGTGGCTATCCTGATTTTATCATTAGGACTTACACGTTTTTCGGCCTGTAAAATTCTTTTTTCATGCTCTTCTTTAGCGGCCAGGCTGGTGAGCGAGGCCGAAGTGAGTAGAACCGAGGTGCCAAATTGTTTTAAAAACTTTCTTCTGTCAGTTGTCATAGGTATCTGGTTTTAGGTCAGGTAAATGAATAATTGGTTTGTACAATCAGTTATATACTACAGGCGCAGCTACGGATGTATTGATATGCAATTTAAAACAACAAAATTTACCCTGCAACTTTTTAATTTTATTTAAAAAGTTTAATTTGCATACCGTTTCCCAATTAAAACATATCCCTTCTGTATGAAAAAATTATCCTTATTGCTTTGCTGTTGCGTTGCGCACGCGCTATCGTTTGGTCAGGTTGCCCAAAGCGGCCTATCCATTATCCCCGAACCGGTAAAAACCACACGCACGGCGGGTCAGTTCCTGCTGCCTAAAAGCGTTATTGTGGAAGCCGGCAATCAGCCTGAATGGACGCCTGTAACCACCTACCTGAAAAAGAAACTGACTACAGCGCCGGGATCATCCGTGATCATCAAAAGCGCGGCCCCAACGGCTTCGATCAGGCTTGTGCTGAATAAAACTGCCGATGCTGCTATTGGTACCGAAGGATATACCTTATCGGTTAAAGCAAAAAAGATCGTGATCAAAGCCAATGCGCCTGCCGGTTTATTTTATGGTGTGCAAACGTTGATGCAATTACTACCCGCCGATATTGAAAGTAAACAGCTGGTGAAAAATGTGAAATGGACGGTGCCTTGCGTGGAAATTACCGATTATCCACGCTTTGCCTGGAGGGGATTGATGTTTGATGTGGCGCGTCACTTTTTTACAAAAGCAGAGGTGAAACAATATATAGATGCCATGGTAAAGTACAAACTGAACCTGCTGCACTTACACTTAACCGATGATGAAGGCTGGCGCGTGGAGATCAAGAGCCTGCCCAGGTTAACAACGGTTGGCGCTTATAATGTTAAAAAAGTAGGCCAGTTTGGTACGTTTACCCCACCAACACCTGATGAGCCACGTACCTACGGGGGCTTTTATACCCAGGATGATATCCGCGAACTGGTGCAATACGCCAAGGACCGTTTTGTAAATATATTACCGGAGATTGATGTACCGGGACATAGCCTTGCCGCTGTGGTGGCTTATCCGGAGCTGTCCTGTACACCGGGCGCCGATAAATATGTGGTTAACTCCGGCGAACCTTTTATGGATTGGAGCGGTCCGCATAACAGAGCCATTGTGGATAACACCCTTTGCCCGGCCAATGAAAATGTATACACTTTCCTGGATAAAGTGGTGACTGAAGTTGCCCAGCTGTTCCCCTTTGCCTATATACACATGGGCGGTGATGAGTGCGCCAAGAATTTCTGGGAGCAAAGCGATGCTATTAAAGCCCTGATGGCTAAAGAAGGACTGAAAACGCAACAGGAGGTGCAAAGCTATTTTGAGAAACGACTAGAAAAAATAGTAGAATCAAAGGGTAAAAAATTCATGGGCTGGGACGAGATCATTGAAGGAGGTCTTGGTCCGAATGCCGCGGTTATGAGTTGGAGAGGTATTAAAGGTGGTATTGAAGCCGCTAAACAAGGCCATGAGGTGGTGATGAGTCCAACGACGTTTGCTTACCTGGATTACATGCAAAGCGACCGGGTAAACGAAACAAAAATTTATGCCTCGCTGCGCCTGAGCAAATCGTACGAGTTTGAACCGGTTCCCGATAGTGTGGATGCCAAACTGGTTAAAGGTGGGCAGGGCAATTTATGGACAGAGCAGGTATATAACATCCGCCAGGCTGAATATATGACCTGGCCAAGAGGTATGGCCATTGCCGAGTCGGTATGGTCGCCAAAAGAGAAGAAAAGCTGGCCTTACTTTTTCGGAAAAGTGGAGAAACAGTTCGATCGTTTTAACGCGTCCGAAACCAAATACGCACCAAGTGCCTATGATCCCTCATTCAGTGCCATACGTAATGCCGATGGTACACTAAAGATAACCCTCACGAATGAGGTGGATGGTCTGGATACCTATTACAGCTTTGATAATTCGTTCCCGGATAATTTCTATCCAAAATATACCCAACCCATTGATGCACCCAAGGATGCCACAACGCTAAGGGTGATCACCTACAGAGGTAAAAAACCAATCGGCCGTATGGTAACCATGCCGATTTCGGAGTTGAACAGCAGGATTAAGTAAGATGATTAATAAAACAGAAAAGCCCGATAGGTTTACCTACCGGGCTTTTCTGTTTTTATATTCCCTTGTCATTCTGAACGTAGTGAAGAATCTTCTTCATCACATAGGTTGGTCTGCCCGGCTCTCGAAGAAGATCCTTCGTTCCTCAGGATGACAAACTTTCTATTTATAGTGTTACGTCAATCAGGGGTGTTTTTAATACCCCGTTTTACTTCAGCTCCGGGAAATTAGCATTATCAAAAATGCTTTTCTCGGCAGCCATTTTTTCTACATCCTGCCATTTGCGGGGGGCATCTATGGATAAAAGGGTACCGCCATTTTTACCTATCAGCACATCATCCTCAATACGCACACCAATGTTCCACCATTTTTTATCGCAAGGACTGCCGGCAGGGATATAAATGCCGGGTTCAACGGTAATGGTCATATTGGCCATCAGGTTGCCGGTATATGGGCCTTTATCATGCACGTCAAGCCCTAAATGATGTGAGCAACCGTGCGGGTAATATTTTCTAACTTCAGATGCGTCTTTGATGATCCCCAGTTTGATCAACCCTGTGGCAAGCACTTCGCTGGCTTTTTGCTCCAGGCTGGGATAGGGTACGCCTTCTTTGCATAGCTTAAATACTTCTTCCTGCGCGTCATACACCAATTGATAAATGGTGCGCTGCTCTTCCGTAAACTTTCCGTTGGCAGGCACGGTGCGGGTTACATCGGCTGAGTAACCGTGGTATTCGGCGCCAACATCCATTAATGTAAGCTGATTATCCAATTTGGTGGCGTTGTTTTCTTCATAATGTAAGATACAGGCGTTGGCGCCGGTGCCCACTATTGGTGGATATCCTTCATCCTCGGCGCTATATTTTTTGTGCACATACATAAAAATACCTTCCAGCTCCCTTTCAGACATACTGGGTTTTATGGCCCTCATGATCTCAGCATGGGCAAGACTGGAGATCTGTACTGATTTTTTTAACAGAACCAGTTCATCCGGTGTTTTTATAGCACGCAGCGTATTGGTAAAATCAGCATACCTTGATATGCCTCCAAAAGCTGTGCTGATCTTTGTTTTTACGTCCACAAGGGTTGCAGAATCGGGCTTATTGACCAGCTCCTGCATAATGGGATTATTTCTATAGGCTTCCCTGTCCAGTTTAGGTTTCAGATAAACTGTTACCAGGCGGTTTAGATTTCCGGGATTGGCATACTTACCTATCAGACTTAGGTCATCAAATAATTGTTTATCTACATAGGGTATGGAAACTTTAGTTTTGAAGGCGCCGATCAGGTTCTTTAACTCTCCAACCGAGCCATCTCCGGTAACATCCTCTGGTGGGTTATCATAAAAAACAGCGCTGAATTTTTTAAAATCTATCGGAAAATCCGGGAAAGCCTCACTGTTATATACGCGTTTAAAACCTAATTTGGCTTTTACTCCCTCAACGCCCAATCTTTTGCCAGTCCACTGTTCGCGTAGCGGATCACGGTGACGTACAAAGAATAATTCGTTATAGCTACTGTCGCCATCGGCCTGCATATCTTTAAATATCAGTAGCACCGCATTGGGTTCTTTATAGCCCGAGAAATAATAAAGATCAGGGTTGGCATGATAAACGTAATTGACGTCGTTGGAGAAAACCTGATCCGGATATGAAAATATCACGGTTACCGAATTGGCCGGCATCAGGTTACGCAAGGCTTGCCGTCGCCCGGCGTGGAACTCTTTGCTCAAATAATCGGTTGGTAAATTTTCGGTTTTACTGGTGGTTTGTGAAAAAACCTGGAGAGTGCCGAGGCACACGGTGCCTACGACAAAAAATACTTTTTGAATGAATTTCATAATTGATGTGGTAGGGACAATCGAATATACAAGAGATATAGCAAAAAGAAAAATAAGTAGCTTTAAATTAAAAAAGCCATCCGCAGGGATGGCTTTTTTAATTTAAAGTATTTGGGGAACGGTTTATCAGTTAGCCCGTTCGCCTTTTGTTTTTGATGCTATCTGCAGGGCTTTGTAAGCATTTACAATACCGCCGGTTTTGCTAAGGGAGGCAAAATCAACTTTAATGGTTTTGCTGCCTGGTCTGAATACCATAGTGCCTGTTAAAGGTGTAGCCGATTGCAGGATGATCTGCTTCAGCTGCCTGGCGCTTAGGGTTGGATAATACTCCAATAGTAAAGCCGCCACACCTGCGGTAATAGGTGATGAAAAACTGGTGCCGTCCTCAGTCATAAATTCGGCGTCGGTATCAACGGTAGTTACTTTTACACCGGGAGCAAATATGTCGACATTCTTTTTGCCATAGTTAGAAAAATCGCCGGCCAGGTGCTCGCCCAGTTTAGGACCTGATGCACCAACATTGATCACATTATCAGCATCGGTTGACGAACCATCTAAAAAAGTATCATTCGGGTAATCAGGAATAACATCTACATCCTGACTGTCGTTACCTGCAGCCTGCACCAACAATACATCTTTTGATGCTGCATATTTAAAAGCTTCATCAACCCACTCTTTATGTGGTGATATTTTTTTACCAAAGCTCATGTTAATAATGCGGGCGCCGTTATCAACCGCATAGTGTATAGCATTGGCAATGTCCTTATCATATTCATCACCATTGGGAACAGCCTTTATAGCCATAATGCGTACATTATCGGCAACGCCATTAATTCCATAGCCATTGTTGCGGATAGCGCCGATTAAACCGGCCACACCGGTGCCGTGTGAGGCATCGGAGAATTTAAGCAGATTGTTGCCATAGGGTTTATGATCCATGCTATCTACATTGTCGCCAACGATGCGTTTACGCGCTTCCAGATCAGGCGACAGATCATTGTTTAACTTGGCCAGGTACTCGCTCAGATCTTTGATAATAGCGGCGTTGGTTTTATTGCTGCCCTCCTGCGAGAAAATAGAGTCCCAAACATATTTGCTTTGCGTAAGGGTATCATTAGCCAGTTTAAGTTTTACCAGATCGGCTTGTTTAAAAGTGCCATTGGCTGGTAGACTAAGCCCTCTTTTGATATAGCCGCTGGTTACCATCAATGCATTCATGATGGGTTGCAGCTGCTCGGTCTCGGTACGCGACTTATTAACTGTGCTATCGTAAGTGGTTTTTACGCGTTTCCAGTAAGCATATTGCTTTTTATCAATACTAGTAGTATCGCTGAGGTTTTCAAATTTACCTTTCAGTTTATTGTATTCACGTACCTCTTCGGTGGTTTCATTAAAATCGGCTTTGCCATCGGGGCCGCCCAAAAAGTTCCAGCCGTGTATATCATCTACATAACCATTATGGTCATCGTCGATACCGTTGCCGGGAATTTCTTTGGTGTTGGTCCAAAGGATGCTTTTCAGGTCTTTTTGTAAAGTATCAATACCGCTATCAATGGTGGCTATTACCACAGGCTTGCTCTTTTTGCCCTGCAAAAAAATATAAGCGGGTTTAAGGCTGATGCCATAAAAACCGTTTTCTTTCAGATC is a window of Mucilaginibacter inviolabilis DNA encoding:
- a CDS encoding aminopeptidase P family protein produces the protein MKFIQKVFFVVGTVCLGTLQVFSQTTSKTENLPTDYLSKEFHAGRRQALRNLMPANSVTVIFSYPDQVFSNDVNYVYHANPDLYYFSGYKEPNAVLLIFKDMQADGDSSYNELFFVRHRDPLREQWTGKRLGVEGVKAKLGFKRVYNSEAFPDFPIDFKKFSAVFYDNPPEDVTGDGSVGELKNLIGAFKTKVSIPYVDKQLFDDLSLIGKYANPGNLNRLVTVYLKPKLDREAYRNNPIMQELVNKPDSATLVDVKTKISTAFGGISRYADFTNTLRAIKTPDELVLLKKSVQISSLAHAEIMRAIKPSMSERELEGIFMYVHKKYSAEDEGYPPIVGTGANACILHYEENNATKLDNQLTLMDVGAEYHGYSADVTRTVPANGKFTEEQRTIYQLVYDAQEEVFKLCKEGVPYPSLEQKASEVLATGLIKLGIIKDASEVRKYYPHGCSHHLGLDVHDKGPYTGNLMANMTITVEPGIYIPAGSPCDKKWWNIGVRIEDDVLIGKNGGTLLSIDAPRKWQDVEKMAAEKSIFDNANFPELK
- a CDS encoding S8 family serine peptidase — encoded protein: MFNYHKLLITGTALLTAITLSQTTSAQVLPKPEPEPPKGWQLLDLKENGFYGISLKPAYIFLQGKKSKPVVIATIDSGIDTLQKDLKSILWTNTKEIPGNGIDDDHNGYVDDIHGWNFLGGPDGKADFNETTEEVREYNKLKGKFENLSDTTSIDKKQYAYWKRVKTTYDSTVNKSRTETEQLQPIMNALMVTSGYIKRGLSLPANGTFKQADLVKLKLANDTLTQSKYVWDSIFSQEGSNKTNAAIIKDLSEYLAKLNNDLSPDLEARKRIVGDNVDSMDHKPYGNNLLKFSDASHGTGVAGLIGAIRNNGYGINGVADNVRIMAIKAVPNGDEYDKDIANAIHYAVDNGARIINMSFGKKISPHKEWVDEAFKYAASKDVLLVQAAGNDSQDVDVIPDYPNDTFLDGSSTDADNVINVGASGPKLGEHLAGDFSNYGKKNVDIFAPGVKVTTVDTDAEFMTEDGTSFSSPITAGVAALLLEYYPTLSARQLKQIILQSATPLTGTMVFRPGSKTIKVDFASLSKTGGIVNAYKALQIASKTKGERAN
- a CDS encoding beta-N-acetylhexosaminidase, yielding MKKLSLLLCCCVAHALSFGQVAQSGLSIIPEPVKTTRTAGQFLLPKSVIVEAGNQPEWTPVTTYLKKKLTTAPGSSVIIKSAAPTASIRLVLNKTADAAIGTEGYTLSVKAKKIVIKANAPAGLFYGVQTLMQLLPADIESKQLVKNVKWTVPCVEITDYPRFAWRGLMFDVARHFFTKAEVKQYIDAMVKYKLNLLHLHLTDDEGWRVEIKSLPRLTTVGAYNVKKVGQFGTFTPPTPDEPRTYGGFYTQDDIRELVQYAKDRFVNILPEIDVPGHSLAAVVAYPELSCTPGADKYVVNSGEPFMDWSGPHNRAIVDNTLCPANENVYTFLDKVVTEVAQLFPFAYIHMGGDECAKNFWEQSDAIKALMAKEGLKTQQEVQSYFEKRLEKIVESKGKKFMGWDEIIEGGLGPNAAVMSWRGIKGGIEAAKQGHEVVMSPTTFAYLDYMQSDRVNETKIYASLRLSKSYEFEPVPDSVDAKLVKGGQGNLWTEQVYNIRQAEYMTWPRGMAIAESVWSPKEKKSWPYFFGKVEKQFDRFNASETKYAPSAYDPSFSAIRNADGTLKITLTNEVDGLDTYYSFDNSFPDNFYPKYTQPIDAPKDATTLRVITYRGKKPIGRMVTMPISELNSRIK